The Mesorhizobium loti genome includes a region encoding these proteins:
- the corA gene encoding magnesium/cobalt transporter CorA, translated as MAKAEAIKKRAPVKTRRPPVGASPGTLIADPSARRSELRLTLISPQKFKTIENASIDDLNTHCDKWPVLWLDCTGLANIQLIEEIGRIFSLHPLALEDVVNTGQRPKVDFFEDHAFVVVRMIDDVTSHRYEQIAVFFGNNFVVTFQEREGDPFDPVRKRIESSAPNRLRARGADYLAYALIDAVVDSYFPPIEAAGDIVDSIEDEMLHSPHKHQMRQLHELRRDANVLKGVLWPMRDALATLIRNDVPYVKAETKIFLNDTLDHSLRLIELVETQRDMLTGLIEMHLSLSQARTNDVISYLTIVSVIFMPLTFLVGVWGMNFDPESSPWNMPELKSHYGYPLSLLFMAIVAFGLIAFFKWKKWL; from the coding sequence ATGGCAAAGGCTGAGGCGATCAAGAAGCGGGCGCCCGTGAAAACAAGGCGGCCGCCGGTCGGTGCGTCGCCCGGCACGCTGATCGCCGACCCCTCGGCGCGGCGCAGCGAACTCAGGCTGACACTGATCTCGCCGCAGAAATTCAAAACCATCGAAAATGCCAGCATCGACGACCTCAACACCCATTGCGACAAATGGCCGGTCCTCTGGCTCGACTGCACCGGCCTCGCCAACATCCAGCTGATCGAGGAGATCGGCCGCATTTTCAGCTTGCATCCGCTGGCGCTGGAGGACGTCGTCAACACCGGCCAGCGGCCGAAGGTCGATTTCTTCGAGGACCATGCCTTCGTCGTCGTCAGGATGATCGACGATGTCACGTCGCACCGCTACGAGCAGATCGCCGTCTTCTTCGGCAACAATTTCGTCGTCACCTTCCAGGAGCGGGAAGGCGATCCGTTCGATCCGGTGCGCAAGCGCATCGAAAGTTCGGCGCCCAACCGGTTGCGCGCGCGCGGCGCCGACTACCTCGCCTATGCGCTGATCGACGCTGTCGTCGACAGTTACTTCCCGCCGATCGAGGCGGCCGGCGACATTGTCGACAGCATCGAGGACGAGATGCTGCATTCGCCGCACAAGCACCAGATGCGGCAGCTGCATGAATTGCGGCGCGATGCCAATGTGCTGAAGGGCGTGCTGTGGCCGATGCGCGATGCGCTGGCGACGCTGATCCGCAACGACGTGCCCTATGTGAAGGCCGAGACCAAGATATTTCTCAACGACACGCTCGACCATTCGCTCAGGCTGATCGAACTGGTCGAAACCCAGCGCGACATGCTGACCGGCCTGATCGAGATGCATCTTTCGCTGAGCCAGGCGCGCACCAACGACGTCATCAGCTATCTCACCATCGTCTCGGTCATCTTCATGCCGCTGACCTTCCTGGTCGGTGTGTGGGGCATGAATTTCGATCCGGAGTCTTCGCCCTGGAACATGCCGGAACTGAAGTCCCATTACGGCTATCCCCTATCGCTGCTGTTCATGGCCATTGTCGCGTTCGGGTTGATCGCCTTCTTCAAATGGAAGAAATGGCTCTGA
- the rpsO gene encoding 30S ribosomal protein S15: MSITAERKQELMGEFATAKGDTGSPEVQVAILSERIKNLTDHFKDHKKDNHSRRGLLALVSQRRSLLDYLKRKDDARYQTLIEKLGLRR, translated from the coding sequence ATGTCGATTACTGCCGAGCGCAAACAGGAATTGATGGGTGAATTCGCAACCGCCAAGGGCGACACCGGGTCTCCGGAAGTCCAGGTGGCCATCCTTTCCGAGCGCATCAAGAACCTGACCGACCACTTCAAGGACCACAAGAAGGACAACCATTCCCGCCGTGGTCTGCTCGCCCTCGTCTCCCAGCGCCGCAGCCTGCTTGATTATCTCAAGCGCAAGGACGACGCGCGCTACCAGACGTTGATCGAGAAGCTCGGTCTGCGCCGTTGA
- the rbfA gene encoding 30S ribosome-binding factor RbfA produces the protein MPRPTTSSPSQRMLRVAEQVRHALSETLQRGEIIDPLIENTVVSVSEVRMSPDLKVATAFVSPLGAKDTDAVVEALNKHAKFVRGRVSGALRQMKFMPEFRFKLDTSFDNFARINDLLKSPEVARDLGPEDLDKDDNKDTE, from the coding sequence ATGCCCCGTCCAACCACATCCAGCCCATCCCAGCGCATGCTGCGCGTCGCCGAACAGGTGCGCCATGCGCTGTCCGAAACCCTGCAGCGCGGCGAGATCATCGATCCGCTGATCGAAAACACCGTGGTGTCGGTCTCGGAAGTGCGCATGTCGCCCGACCTCAAGGTCGCCACGGCTTTCGTCTCGCCACTCGGCGCCAAGGATACCGATGCGGTGGTCGAGGCGCTGAACAAGCATGCGAAGTTCGTGCGCGGCCGTGTCTCCGGCGCGCTGCGGCAGATGAAGTTCATGCCGGAGTTCCGCTTCAAGCTCGACACTTCATTCGACAATTTCGCCAGGATCAACGACCTGTTGAAGTCGCCCGAAGTGGCGCGCGATCTGGGTCCTGAGGATCTGGACAAAGACGACAACAAGGACACCGAATAG
- the pnp gene encoding polyribonucleotide nucleotidyltransferase, producing MFNHHKVEIEWGGRPLILETGKIARQADGAVLATYGETKVLATVVSMKEPKPGLDFFPLTVNYQEKTYAAGKIPGGYFKREGRPSEKETLVSRLIDRPIRPLFAAGYKNDTQIVVTVVQHDLENDPDILSIVATSAALTLSGVPFMGPIGGARVGYINGEYVLNPHVDEMQESKLDLVVAGTTDAVLMVESEAKELGEELMLGAVMFGHKGFQPVIDAIIKLAEVAAKEPRDFTAPDYSALEAEMLKIVGDELSAAYKNVDKQKRYAAVDAVKAKVKAAFAPAEGEDAKYTSEQIGTVFKELQAKVVRWNILDTGSRIDGRDLSTVRKIVSEVGVLPRTHGSALFTRGETQALVVATLGTGEDEQYVDSLTGMYKEKFLLHYNFPPYSVGETGRMGSPGRREIGHGKLAWRAIRPMLPTSDQFPYTLRVVSEITESNGSSSMATVCGTSLALMDAGVPLAKPVAGIAMGLIKEGERFAVLSDILGDEDHLGDMDFKVAGTEGGITSLQMDIKIDGITEEIMKIALGQAKDGRLHILGEMAHALTGARSELGEFAPRIEVMHIPTDKIRDVIGSGGKVIREIVEKTGAKINIEDDGTVKIASSNAKEIEAAKKWIHTIVAEPEVGEIYEGTVVKTADFGAFVNFFGPRDGLVHISQLANDRVAKTSDVVKEGDKVWVKLMGFDERGKVRLSMKVVDQATGKELARDKKTEGEENAA from the coding sequence ATGTTCAATCACCACAAAGTGGAAATCGAATGGGGCGGCCGTCCGCTCATCCTCGAAACCGGCAAGATCGCACGTCAGGCTGACGGCGCGGTGCTCGCCACCTACGGCGAGACCAAGGTCCTCGCCACCGTCGTTTCGATGAAGGAGCCGAAGCCCGGCCTCGATTTCTTCCCGCTGACCGTCAACTACCAGGAAAAGACCTACGCCGCCGGCAAGATCCCGGGTGGCTATTTCAAGCGTGAAGGCCGTCCGAGCGAAAAGGAAACGCTGGTTTCCCGCCTGATCGACCGCCCGATCCGCCCGCTCTTCGCCGCGGGCTACAAGAACGACACCCAGATCGTCGTCACCGTCGTCCAGCACGATCTCGAGAACGATCCGGACATCCTGTCGATCGTCGCCACCTCGGCTGCCCTGACGCTCTCGGGCGTGCCCTTCATGGGTCCCATCGGCGGCGCCCGCGTCGGTTACATCAACGGCGAATACGTGCTCAACCCGCATGTCGATGAGATGCAGGAATCCAAGCTCGACCTCGTCGTCGCCGGCACCACCGACGCCGTGCTGATGGTTGAGTCCGAGGCCAAGGAATTGGGCGAAGAGCTGATGCTCGGCGCCGTCATGTTCGGTCACAAGGGCTTCCAGCCGGTCATCGACGCCATCATCAAGCTGGCCGAAGTTGCAGCCAAGGAGCCGCGCGACTTCACCGCGCCGGATTATTCCGCGCTTGAAGCAGAGATGCTGAAGATCGTCGGCGACGAGCTCAGCGCTGCCTACAAGAACGTCGACAAGCAGAAGCGCTACGCCGCCGTCGACGCCGTCAAGGCGAAGGTCAAGGCCGCGTTCGCCCCGGCTGAAGGCGAAGACGCCAAGTACACCTCCGAGCAGATCGGCACCGTGTTCAAGGAACTCCAGGCCAAGGTCGTGCGCTGGAACATCCTCGACACCGGCTCGCGCATCGATGGTCGCGACCTGAGCACGGTCCGCAAGATCGTCTCGGAAGTCGGCGTCCTGCCGCGCACCCACGGTTCGGCACTGTTCACCCGCGGCGAGACCCAGGCGCTGGTCGTTGCCACGCTCGGCACCGGCGAGGACGAGCAGTATGTCGATTCGCTGACCGGCATGTACAAGGAGAAGTTCCTCCTTCACTACAACTTCCCTCCCTATTCCGTCGGTGAGACCGGCCGCATGGGTTCGCCGGGCCGCCGCGAAATCGGCCATGGCAAGCTCGCCTGGCGCGCTATCCGCCCGATGCTGCCGACCTCCGACCAGTTCCCCTACACGCTGCGCGTCGTTTCGGAGATCACCGAGTCCAATGGTTCGTCGTCGATGGCGACCGTCTGCGGCACCTCGCTGGCGCTGATGGATGCCGGCGTGCCGCTGGCCAAACCCGTTGCCGGTATCGCCATGGGCCTGATCAAGGAAGGCGAGCGCTTCGCCGTGCTCTCCGACATTCTTGGTGACGAGGATCATCTCGGCGACATGGACTTCAAGGTCGCCGGCACCGAAGGTGGCATCACCTCGCTGCAGATGGACATCAAGATCGATGGCATCACCGAGGAGATCATGAAGATCGCGCTTGGCCAGGCCAAGGACGGCCGTCTGCATATCCTCGGCGAGATGGCACATGCCCTGACCGGCGCGCGTTCGGAGCTCGGTGAGTTCGCACCGCGCATCGAAGTGATGCACATCCCGACCGACAAGATCCGTGACGTCATCGGATCAGGCGGCAAGGTCATCCGCGAGATCGTCGAGAAGACCGGCGCCAAGATCAACATCGAGGATGACGGCACGGTCAAGATCGCTTCGTCCAACGCCAAGGAGATCGAGGCGGCGAAGAAGTGGATCCACACCATCGTCGCCGAGCCGGAAGTCGGCGAGATTTACGAAGGCACGGTCGTCAAGACCGCCGACTTCGGCGCTTTCGTCAACTTCTTCGGCCCGCGTGACGGCCTCGTCCACATCTCGCAGCTTGCCAACGACCGGGTCGCCAAGACCTCGGACGTGGTCAAGGAAGGCGACAAGGTCTGGGTCAAGCTGATGGGCTTCGACGAGCGCGGCAAGGTCCGCCTGTCGATGAAGGTCGTCGACCAGGCCACCGGCAAGGAGCTCGCCCGCGACAAGAAGACCGAAGGCGAAGAAAACGCCGCCTGA
- the truB gene encoding tRNA pseudouridine(55) synthase TruB produces the protein MARRGKKKGRPISGWLILDKPVGMGSTEAVSKIKWLFQAEKAGHAGTLDPLASGMLPIALGEATKTVPYVQDGAKIYRFTVAWGQERSTDDLEGPVTKEADLRPSEAEVKALLPKYTGVIMQTPPQFSAIKIAGERAYDLARDGATVDIPPREIEIGRLDVVEHSADHTVFEVECGKGTYVRSLARDMGRDMGCFGHISELRRVEVEPFTAEDFVTIAELEAARFGVQDEDNSDAADIADATDIADATEAADAVETPIDFGAIDALLVDTSAALDCLPQIAISDDAATKIRLGNPVIIRGRDAPVEAEEACATARGKLVAIGAIEQGMFKPKRVFAG, from the coding sequence GTGGCGCGCCGCGGCAAGAAGAAGGGCCGGCCGATCTCGGGCTGGCTGATACTGGACAAGCCGGTCGGCATGGGCTCGACCGAAGCCGTCTCCAAGATCAAATGGCTGTTCCAGGCGGAAAAGGCCGGCCATGCCGGCACACTCGATCCGCTGGCTTCCGGCATGCTGCCGATCGCGCTTGGCGAGGCCACCAAGACCGTGCCTTACGTGCAGGACGGCGCCAAGATCTATCGCTTCACCGTTGCTTGGGGACAGGAGCGCTCCACCGATGATCTTGAAGGCCCGGTGACGAAGGAGGCCGACCTGCGTCCATCGGAAGCCGAGGTCAAGGCGCTGCTGCCGAAATACACCGGCGTCATCATGCAGACGCCGCCGCAATTCTCGGCCATCAAGATCGCGGGCGAGCGCGCCTATGATCTGGCCCGCGACGGCGCGACAGTCGACATACCCCCGCGCGAGATCGAGATCGGCCGTCTGGACGTTGTCGAGCATAGCGCCGACCATACCGTTTTCGAGGTCGAATGCGGCAAGGGCACGTATGTGCGCTCGCTGGCCCGCGACATGGGCCGCGACATGGGCTGCTTCGGCCATATCAGCGAATTGCGCCGGGTCGAGGTCGAGCCGTTCACGGCGGAGGATTTCGTCACCATCGCCGAACTGGAAGCCGCCCGTTTCGGTGTGCAGGATGAAGACAACTCGGACGCGGCGGACATCGCTGACGCGACGGACATCGCTGACGCGACGGAAGCCGCTGACGCGGTGGAGACGCCAATTGACTTCGGCGCCATCGATGCGCTTCTGGTCGATACATCGGCTGCCCTCGATTGCCTGCCGCAGATCGCCATCAGCGACGACGCGGCGACCAAGATCCGCCTTGGCAACCCGGTCATCATCCGCGGCCGCGATGCACCGGTGGAAGCCGAGGAAGCCTGCGCCACGGCGCGCGGCAAGCTGGTCGCCATCGGCGCCATCGAGCAAGGCATGTTCAAGCCCAAACGGGTCTTTGCCGGCTGA
- a CDS encoding bifunctional diguanylate cyclase/phosphodiesterase, which yields MSAVSNPKRTPVFRLLTIASSGLGSFVLGLWGLKLGLGDGFAGISADMMVAVMAALCALAASVAAMSFFAGVDESADFVFTETHFDKLTGLVARPAMVGKIAEAACATSRTGEPMFLIDIDIDRFKQINDAIGYSQGDELIRAFTKRLKTCVPQRALIGRIGAGEFAILLPDNQVSGSLESTIERLIDEMMEPYELGTHQQSVSLSVGIVAMPKDGVDPVLLLRRSNLALQNARASGVGNWSVFHAEMGRVADHRQWIESELNTAFERGDFDLHYQPQLDLPTGRIVGYEALIRWRHPERGMIPPMEFIPIAEETGMIGPIGEWVLRKACSDARHLPDDCFVAVNISPVQFMTKDFVGTVRDTMTATGIKPSRLELEVTETAMMQDRDRAAAILKQLADMGISVAVDDFGTGYSNLSYLIDFSFGKLKIDRSFVSRLDTDSSSGAVVSTIVGLSRALGVSIIAEGVETESQATLLRAAGCEVVQGYLFGRPAPLKLRVGDAHVTDEVRRVANLH from the coding sequence ATGTCCGCCGTCAGTAACCCGAAGCGAACACCGGTGTTCCGACTGCTCACCATAGCGAGTTCGGGCCTCGGCAGTTTTGTCCTCGGACTCTGGGGCCTGAAGCTCGGTCTCGGCGATGGCTTTGCCGGCATCTCCGCGGACATGATGGTCGCAGTGATGGCCGCTCTTTGCGCACTAGCGGCGTCGGTCGCCGCAATGTCCTTCTTTGCCGGCGTCGATGAATCGGCGGATTTCGTCTTCACGGAAACCCATTTCGACAAGCTGACCGGTCTGGTGGCGCGCCCGGCGATGGTCGGCAAGATTGCCGAGGCGGCATGCGCGACAAGCCGGACCGGCGAGCCGATGTTCCTCATCGATATCGACATCGACCGTTTCAAGCAGATCAATGACGCCATCGGCTACAGCCAGGGCGACGAGTTGATCCGCGCCTTCACCAAGCGATTGAAGACTTGCGTGCCGCAGCGCGCGCTGATCGGACGCATCGGTGCCGGTGAATTCGCGATTCTGCTCCCTGACAACCAGGTTTCAGGGTCATTGGAAAGCACCATTGAGAGGCTCATCGACGAGATGATGGAGCCCTATGAACTCGGCACGCACCAGCAATCGGTCAGCCTGTCGGTGGGCATCGTGGCGATGCCAAAGGACGGCGTCGATCCCGTCCTCCTCCTGCGCCGCTCCAATCTGGCGCTGCAGAACGCGCGCGCCAGCGGCGTCGGCAACTGGTCGGTCTTCCATGCCGAAATGGGCAGGGTCGCCGACCATCGCCAATGGATCGAATCCGAACTGAATACAGCCTTCGAGCGCGGTGACTTCGATCTTCACTACCAGCCGCAGCTCGATCTGCCGACCGGCCGCATCGTCGGCTACGAAGCGCTGATCCGCTGGCGGCATCCGGAACGCGGCATGATCCCACCGATGGAGTTCATTCCGATCGCCGAGGAAACCGGCATGATCGGCCCGATCGGCGAATGGGTGCTGCGCAAAGCCTGCAGCGACGCCCGGCATTTGCCCGACGACTGCTTCGTCGCCGTCAACATCTCGCCCGTCCAGTTCATGACCAAGGACTTCGTCGGCACCGTGCGCGACACCATGACGGCCACCGGCATCAAGCCGTCGCGGCTGGAGCTGGAAGTGACCGAGACGGCGATGATGCAGGACCGAGACCGCGCCGCCGCCATCCTGAAGCAGCTTGCGGATATGGGCATCTCGGTCGCCGTCGACGATTTCGGCACCGGCTATTCCAATTTGAGCTACCTGATCGACTTCTCGTTCGGCAAGCTGAAGATCGACCGGTCCTTCGTCAGCCGCCTCGATACCGATTCCAGTTCCGGCGCGGTCGTCTCGACCATCGTCGGGCTGTCGCGCGCGCTCGGCGTCAGCATCATTGCCGAAGGCGTCGAGACCGAAAGCCAGGCGACGCTGCTCAGGGCAGCCGGCTGCGAAGTGGTGCAGGGCTACCTGTTCGGCAGGCCGGCCCCTCTCAAGCTCAGAGTCGGCGACGCGCATGTCACCGACGAAGTCCGACGCGTCGCCAATCTGCATTGA
- a CDS encoding class I SAM-dependent methyltransferase gives MSAEPLKTLFHPFEAETVPLPGNGNRVLFLGTEPGFRLPEGFEAALHLVQGFRPHFSALQASGFVVTAQVEGDGFDMALVLAGRHRGLNEVRIAQALERVAPGGLVVVAGGKDDGIASLRKRVDELVPLEGHLPKYHGIAFWLRRPADLAAAEELRAANPALLVENRFHTAPGMFSFDRIDTGSKLLVENLPNDLRGNIADFCAGWGYVAAEIAARSPGILALDLYEADFASLEAAKLNLAGVSQSITRNFFWVDLLKEPVEKRYDAIAMNPPFHRSRAAEPEIGAGMVRAAAKALKPGGRLFMVANRQLPYEPILAAAFSSHAELARDGMFKVLSARR, from the coding sequence ATGTCCGCCGAGCCGCTGAAGACGCTTTTTCATCCCTTTGAGGCCGAGACTGTTCCTCTGCCGGGAAACGGCAATCGCGTGCTGTTTCTCGGCACCGAACCGGGTTTTCGCCTGCCTGAAGGCTTCGAAGCCGCGCTTCATCTCGTACAAGGCTTCCGGCCGCATTTTAGCGCGCTGCAGGCGTCTGGCTTCGTCGTCACCGCGCAAGTGGAAGGCGATGGCTTCGATATGGCACTTGTGCTTGCCGGCCGGCATCGCGGCCTGAACGAAGTGCGCATCGCGCAGGCGCTTGAACGCGTCGCGCCGGGCGGCCTGGTGGTCGTTGCCGGCGGCAAGGACGATGGCATTGCCAGCCTGCGCAAGCGCGTTGACGAACTAGTGCCGCTTGAAGGCCATCTGCCGAAATATCACGGCATCGCCTTCTGGTTGCGCCGTCCCGCCGATCTGGCCGCCGCGGAAGAATTACGCGCCGCCAATCCCGCTCTGCTGGTTGAAAACCGGTTCCACACCGCGCCCGGCATGTTTTCCTTCGACCGGATCGATACCGGCTCGAAATTGCTGGTCGAGAACCTGCCGAATGATTTGCGTGGCAACATTGCCGATTTCTGCGCCGGCTGGGGCTATGTGGCTGCCGAGATCGCCGCCCGCTCCCCCGGCATTCTGGCGCTCGACCTCTATGAAGCCGATTTCGCCTCGCTCGAAGCCGCAAAGCTCAATCTGGCGGGGGTTAGCCAGTCGATCACCAGGAATTTCTTCTGGGTCGATCTGCTGAAGGAACCGGTCGAGAAACGCTACGACGCGATCGCCATGAACCCGCCCTTTCATCGCAGCCGGGCGGCCGAGCCGGAGATCGGCGCCGGCATGGTCCGCGCGGCGGCCAAGGCCTTGAAGCCAGGTGGGCGGCTGTTCATGGTCGCCAACCGTCAGCTTCCCTATGAGCCGATCCTGGCGGCCGCCTTTTCGAGCCATGCCGAACTTGCCCGTGACGGCATGTTCAAGGTGCTTTCCGCTCGTCGTTGA